In Bacteroides cellulosilyticus, the genomic stretch TTTATGACGGGAGCTTCGATGCCTTTTTCGCTGTCGAAGTACAAAGGTGTTTCCGGTAGTTATTGGCCTGTTTACAGGAGGATTCTTAAACGGGTGGCTTTGCTGTTCATTTTCGGGATGATAGTTCAGGGAAATTTGCTTGGGCTGGACAGTCGGCATCTGGTTATTTATTCGAATACATTACAATCCATTGCCGTCGGTTATTTTATGGCGGCGGTAATACAGTTGCATTTTTCATCCAAGTGGCAGGTGGGAGTAACCTTGTTGTTACTCCTCCTGTATTGGACTCCCATGACCTTCCTGGGCGATTTTACACCGGAGGGAAACTTTGCCGCTCAGGTGGACAAATGTGTGTTGGGGCGCTTCCGCGATGGGGTTTATTGGAATGAAGACGGGAGTTGGAGTTTCTCGCCCCATTACACGTATACGTGGATATGGAGTAGTCTGACCTTCGGAGTTACCGTGATGCTGGGCGCTTTTGCCGGGAAGATAATGAAGGAAGGGAAAACGGATCGGAAGAGAGTGGTGCGGATATTGTCGGTGGCCGGACTGGTACTGGTGGGACTGGGACTGTTGTGGAGCTTGCAGATGCCTGTCATTAAGC encodes the following:
- a CDS encoding acyltransferase family protein yields the protein MNKLSENNTRLASLDILRGFDLFLLVFFQPVLWVLARQLDVPFLNGILYQFDHEVWEGFRFWDLVMPLFLFMTGASMPFSLSKYKGVSGSYWPVYRRILKRVALLFIFGMIVQGNLLGLDSRHLVIYSNTLQSIAVGYFMAAVIQLHFSSKWQVGVTLLLLLLYWTPMTFLGDFTPEGNFAAQVDKCVLGRFRDGVYWNEDGSWSFSPHYTYTWIWSSLTFGVTVMLGAFAGKIMKEGKTDRKRVVRILSVAGLVLVGLGLLWSLQMPVIKRLWTGSMTLLSGGYCFLLMALFYYWIDYKGHTRGLAWLKVYGMNSITAYLLGEVVNFRCVAASVSYGLEQYLGTWYPVWLTFANYLILFLLLRAMYKCGLFLKV